The DNA window TGGCCCAAATGGATATCACACAGGTTTAAAATCCTGTAATTGTGAAAATTCCATCCCAAATTATCCAATTCGATATCAATTTCAACCAGGTCAATATTTTTCGGGTTAAACTTCTTGTCAGGTAGAGAATATGTCATCGCATCCTGAATGCCCTGTCTGATTTTCATAGCCTGTGGCTTTTCAATGTCATTTTCTTTCATTGATAATAGGTTGATTATGAAACTATTTATAATTTTAAAAACATATATTTAAGGTGATTATTATGCTTCAAATTGCAGTTTGTGGAAAACCAAATGTTGGAAAATCATCTTTTTTCAATTCAGCAACTGCATCTGGTGTGGAAATGGCTAATTATCCATTTACAACAATAGATGCAAACAAGGCAGTTGCTCATGTAATTAAGGATTGCCCATGTAAGGAATTAGGCGTTACCTGCAATCCTCACAATTCAATATGTATCGATGGAAAAAGGTTGCTTCCAATTGAAATGATAGATGTTGCAGGGCTTGTTCCTGGAGCACATGAAGGAAAAGGATTAGGTAACAAGTTTTTAGACGACCTGATGCAGGCTAAAGTGTTCATCAATGTTATTGACGCTTCAGGATCAACAGACCTTGAAGGAAATCCGGTTGACCCTGGAAGTCATGATCCTCTTGATGATTTGGAATTTCTTGAAAATGAAATCGTCATGTGGATGTATGGAATACTTTCCAAAAATTGGGTCAGGCTCATAAGGAAGGTCGGAGCCGAACACCTGGACATTTCAAAGGTGCTTTTTGACCAGCTGTCAGGTACAGGTATAGCCATTGAGGATATCATTGAGGCTAAAAGGACAATAGAACCTGATTACAATAAGTGGGAAGAGGAAGACCTCATTGAGCTTACAAGAAATATTCTCCACATTGCAAAACCTATGATGATTATTGCAAACAAGGCAGACTTGCCGACTTCCGCTGAAAACATCAAAAGAATCAAGGAAAAATATCCTAATGTGATTCCAACTTCAGCAGGTTCAGAATTGGCACTTGTAAAGGCTGCTGAAAGCGGTTTGATTAGTTATCTCTCCGGTGAGGATCACTTTGAAATATTAAAACCTGAAGAGCTTTCTGAAGCACAGCGCAAAGGTTTAGAATATATTCAAACCAATATCCTGGACGTTTATGGAAGTACTGGTGTTCAGAATGCACTGAATTATGCCATTTTCGAATTATTGGACAGAATTGTAGTCTATCCAGTTTCAGATGAAAACAAATACACCGACCAGAAGGGTAATGTCCTTCCTGACGGATTTTTGGTTCCAAACGGTGCAACACCTAAGGAACTGGCCTATATTGTACACACCGACATCGGTGACAAGTTCATGCATGCGGTTGATGCAAAGTCAAAAATGCGTGTGGCCAGTGACTATGAACTGAAAGACGGTGACATTATAAGTATCATAACAAGAGGATGATTCCTCTACTTTTTTTTATTTTAAAGATTTTTATGGCTAAATTAACTAAAAATTTAAGTCCATATGAATTTAAGGAATACTATTTTTTAAAAGACGAGCTTAAGGATTTTTGCAGGTTGGAGGGTTTGAAGGTTAGCGGATCTAAGCAAGATTTGGAAAACCGGATAATTCATTATTTAAGTACTGGTGAAATGTTAGAAGAGCCTGTAGTTAAGGAAGTTTCAAATAACTCTCATTCAACAATCACATTGGATTCAAAATTGGGTGAAAATTTCAAATGCGGCCAAGACAAGAGGGAATTTTTTGAAAAAGAAATAGGCAAAACCTTCAAGTTTAAAGTCAAATTTCAAAAATGGCTGAAAGCAAATCCTGATAAGACCTATCGTGAAGCAATTGATGCCTACTTTGAAATTCAAAATTCGAAGGAAAAAACAAATATTGATAAACAATTTCAATACAATCAATATATAAGGGACTTCTTCAATGACAATGATGGCAAGTCTCTTGAAGAAGCAATCAAATGTTGGAAATATAAAAAATCTCTTAAAGGTCATAACAGATATGAAAGCAGTGATTTGGTGGCATTATTATGAAAAAGGTAAGGATTACAGTCATGAGAAAGGTCAGACATGATGACTTGATTGAAAAATACGAGAATCCACTGGAGAACGAATGTGACGTTGAGGTGGGTGAAGTCTATATCGCCAATGGCTGGGCTAAACCTGAGAATTTCTGTGACAGCGCATGGGAAAACCTGTCTCCATTCGTAATGGCTCTGGCTTATGGTGCCACTGACTTGTATGATGGATGGATGAAAAACAAAAAGTCTGCAATGCTATCCTGCAATGACGGTTTCAGGCCGGTAAGCTTTTTGTTGGAAACCATGGACGAAGATGCAGATTAGTATGCCTGCTCTAGTTGATTTTTTTAAAAAGGAATTTGTATTTTCCATATCATTAGTTTTAGCCATTATTTCATGCTTTTTTGTTATTCCAAGCTGGGATTATTTGGGATATATCAATTGGCAGACAATTTTTCTTCTTTTCGTGATAATGCTTGTTGTTGAGATATTGAAAAATCTGACTATTTTTGAGATTTTGGTTCGAAAGTTATTGACTAAAGTCAAAAACACTCGTGGGTTGGTGTTGTTTTTAGTCTTTACATGTTTTTTCACATCAATTTTTATCACTAATGATGTTTCTTTAGTCATTTTTGTCCCATTTGCAATCTTGGCCTTAAGAAAAATTGAAAGGTCTGATTTGGTAATATTTACAGTTTCCATGCAGACAATTGCTGCCAATGTGGGGTGTATGGTTCTTCCGATTGGAGCTCCTCACAATATTGTAATGTATACTGTGTCAAATATTCCATTTCAGTCATTTTTCCTGCTGCTTTTGCCTTATATAGTAGTTTCTCTAGTTTTTTTATTAGCACTGTCATTATTCGTTCCAAAAGAGGATATTGTTTTGCCAGGTATGGGGGATGTGAAATTCGATGGTGAAAATTTCATAAAAAGGGTTTTTATGGGTGTTGACTATTTTCTGCTTCTGACATTCATTGCCCTTTTCATATTGATTGGAAATCTCGAAAACATTCCATATTTGAGCTTATTGCTGAAAAAATGGATCATCGGCAATGAGGTAATTTTTGGCATCTTGTCTTCTCAGATAATCTCTAATGTTCCTGCGGCCATGCTTCTCAGTGGTTTCAGTACAAACTATGAAGCCATTATTGTTGGAATTAACATTGGAGGTTTTGGAACACTCATAGCATCCATGGCAAATCTTATTTCATATAAGATTCTTGTTCGGGAGCATAATGAATATAAAATAAGATATCTGACTGTATTTACAATCCTTAATGTTGTATTGCTGTTGATTTTGTTTGGTTTAACAATAATTTGAGTTTGTATTCCTAATCAATGGAAGTTTTGAAAATTAAATGAATATGTGGGATTTCACTTTCCCACAATTTTTAAAATCATTTTAATCGCTGACGTCATAGTCGTCAATCAGCAGATAATCAAATTTCGGATGTTTGGCCTTGATTTCACTTAAAATTTTATCTTTCACGGCCTCCCTATCCGCATCAAAGTCAACAATAATGTCGAAGGTAATCAAATCGTTCTCTTCATAAACAATGAAACCGTGTATCTCTAATACTTCCGGATATTTTGAAACAATATGGTACAAATCATCACGAATTTCTTTGTATGTGTCATTATGGGCGTATATTCCAACAGTTAAAATTATTGAGAACTCTTTGGCTATTTTAGCGGAAACACTCCTTGATAACTTCTGGATGTCAAGTGCAGTAAGGGAATCATCGATTTCAATATGAACAGAACCCTGCATGTCTTCCGGTCCGTAATTATGTAAACTCAAATCATATGCTCCGTAAATGCCTGGAATTTCAAGAATTGATGCCTTGATTTTTTGGGATAATTCAGAATCAACACGGGCACCAATCATGCTGTCCAGGGTTTCCCTAAGCATATCTATACTTGCTTTGATAATTACTAATGAAATGATAACTCCAAGAATTCCTTCAAGGGAAATGTGGAAAAATATTGAAATTATAGCCGCAACCAAGGTTGAAAGGGATAGTATTGCATCGAAAAGCGCGTCGCTACCTGAAGCCACAAGGGCCTGGGAGTTAATGTCTTCGCCCACACGTTTGACGTATTGGCCCAAAACCAATTTGACAACAACTGCAACCGCAACAATTACAAGGGAAACTGTTGTGTAATTTGTGACATCCGGGGTGAATATTTTAGGCCAGGATTCCATCAGGGCGGTGATACCTGCCCACAGAACAATGGCTGCAATTATTACGGATGAAAAATATTCAATACGACCATATCCATATGGGTGGTCTTTATCGGGAGCCCTGCCTGCAAGCTTTGCTCCGATAATTGTGATTATGGATGACAATGCATCGGTTAAATTATTTACTGCATCCAAAGTAATCGCAATGGAATTGGTGGCAATACCGACAAATGCCTTAAATGCAACCAGAATAAGGTTAACAACAATACCTATTATACTTGTTTTTACAATTTTTTCCCTTCTTGACATGGAAATAGTTTAGAATTTTTATTGATTTAAATGTAATGGTGATGTATAATGGAGATTACTCAGCCGTTTGAAATGTTTGATTCAATTAAATGTATATTCTATGAAAATCATATGATAGTAACATGGCAAATAAAAATGTTGAACTGATGAGGGGAGAGCCTGAAATTGCGGTAAGAAAACTTGCAATTCCAATAATGATATCAATGCTTCTGACAGCATCATACAATATCGTCGACGGTATATGGGTTGCAGGATTGGGACAGGCTGCAATTGCGGGGATAGGTTTTGTAACACCGATATTCATGATTTTAAATGGTGTTAGTGTAGGATTGGGTAACGGTGCGACAAGCAGCATCAGCCGTGCGGTTGGTGCTAAAAACCATGATGGCGCCAGCAAATCCGCCGCACATTCCCTTTTTATATTTCTAATCGCATCCATAATACTGACCCTATTCTTAATCACAATTCAGGAGCCGCTTTTAAGGGCATACGGCGCATCAGGCCAGGCACTGGTTGAAGGTTTAAAATATGGTACTCCTTTGTTTGCTGGATTGTTCGCTTTCATGTTTGGAAATGGTGGAAGCGGAATTTTGCGTGGTGAAGGAGACATGAAAAGGGCAATGTATGCAATGATTGTATCCGTTGTTCTGAATTTTATTTTGGATCCAGTGTTCATCTATGTTTTGGGTTTGGGCTCTGCCGGCGCATCACTTGCAACAATCGTAAGCTCTCTCGGTTCAGCAATGGTTATTATGTATTGGATATTGATAAAAAAGGACACTTACGTTGATGTAAACCTAAAGGAATTCAAGTTCGACTCCAAAATAGCAAAGGATATTCTAAAGGTTGGAATTCCATCTTCACTGGATATGCTGATGATGTCCATTGCAATGAGCTTTTATCTGATGTTCATTTCAGCAATCGGTGGGGAATACGGTATTGCAGCATTCACTTCCGGTCAAAGACTCTATTTGTTTGGAATCATGCCGTTGACTGCTGTGGGCAGTGCCGTTGCTACGGTAAGCGGAAGCTCCTTCGGTGCAAAGAACTGGGAGTTTCTTAAAAGAACCCACACCTACGGTACTAAGTTTGCCATGATGATGTCCCTTGCAATAACAGTTCTTTTGGT is part of the uncultured Methanobrevibacter sp. genome and encodes:
- a CDS encoding redox-regulated ATPase YchF — translated: MLQIAVCGKPNVGKSSFFNSATASGVEMANYPFTTIDANKAVAHVIKDCPCKELGVTCNPHNSICIDGKRLLPIEMIDVAGLVPGAHEGKGLGNKFLDDLMQAKVFINVIDASGSTDLEGNPVDPGSHDPLDDLEFLENEIVMWMYGILSKNWVRLIRKVGAEHLDISKVLFDQLSGTGIAIEDIIEAKRTIEPDYNKWEEEDLIELTRNILHIAKPMMIIANKADLPTSAENIKRIKEKYPNVIPTSAGSELALVKAAESGLISYLSGEDHFEILKPEELSEAQRKGLEYIQTNILDVYGSTGVQNALNYAIFELLDRIVVYPVSDENKYTDQKGNVLPDGFLVPNGATPKELAYIVHTDIGDKFMHAVDAKSKMRVASDYELKDGDIISIITRG
- a CDS encoding DUF6434 domain-containing protein, whose protein sequence is MAKLTKNLSPYEFKEYYFLKDELKDFCRLEGLKVSGSKQDLENRIIHYLSTGEMLEEPVVKEVSNNSHSTITLDSKLGENFKCGQDKREFFEKEIGKTFKFKVKFQKWLKANPDKTYREAIDAYFEIQNSKEKTNIDKQFQYNQYIRDFFNDNDGKSLEEAIKCWKYKKSLKGHNRYESSDLVALL
- a CDS encoding TIGR04076 family protein, whose product is MKKVRITVMRKVRHDDLIEKYENPLENECDVEVGEVYIANGWAKPENFCDSAWENLSPFVMALAYGATDLYDGWMKNKKSAMLSCNDGFRPVSFLLETMDEDAD
- a CDS encoding SLC13 family permease; this translates as MPALVDFFKKEFVFSISLVLAIISCFFVIPSWDYLGYINWQTIFLLFVIMLVVEILKNLTIFEILVRKLLTKVKNTRGLVLFLVFTCFFTSIFITNDVSLVIFVPFAILALRKIERSDLVIFTVSMQTIAANVGCMVLPIGAPHNIVMYTVSNIPFQSFFLLLLPYIVVSLVFLLALSLFVPKEDIVLPGMGDVKFDGENFIKRVFMGVDYFLLLTFIALFILIGNLENIPYLSLLLKKWIIGNEVIFGILSSQIISNVPAAMLLSGFSTNYEAIIVGINIGGFGTLIASMANLISYKILVREHNEYKIRYLTVFTILNVVLLLILFGLTII
- a CDS encoding cation diffusion facilitator family transporter, encoding MSRREKIVKTSIIGIVVNLILVAFKAFVGIATNSIAITLDAVNNLTDALSSIITIIGAKLAGRAPDKDHPYGYGRIEYFSSVIIAAIVLWAGITALMESWPKIFTPDVTNYTTVSLVIVAVAVVVKLVLGQYVKRVGEDINSQALVASGSDALFDAILSLSTLVAAIISIFFHISLEGILGVIISLVIIKASIDMLRETLDSMIGARVDSELSQKIKASILEIPGIYGAYDLSLHNYGPEDMQGSVHIEIDDSLTALDIQKLSRSVSAKIAKEFSIILTVGIYAHNDTYKEIRDDLYHIVSKYPEVLEIHGFIVYEENDLITFDIIVDFDADREAVKDKILSEIKAKHPKFDYLLIDDYDVSD
- a CDS encoding MATE family efflux transporter, which produces MANKNVELMRGEPEIAVRKLAIPIMISMLLTASYNIVDGIWVAGLGQAAIAGIGFVTPIFMILNGVSVGLGNGATSSISRAVGAKNHDGASKSAAHSLFIFLIASIILTLFLITIQEPLLRAYGASGQALVEGLKYGTPLFAGLFAFMFGNGGSGILRGEGDMKRAMYAMIVSVVLNFILDPVFIYVLGLGSAGASLATIVSSLGSAMVIMYWILIKKDTYVDVNLKEFKFDSKIAKDILKVGIPSSLDMLMMSIAMSFYLMFISAIGGEYGIAAFTSGQRLYLFGIMPLTAVGSAVATVSGSSFGAKNWEFLKRTHTYGTKFAMMMSLAITVLLVIFAPQLALIFAYTPDTAPLIPEITNFLRIASFGLLLVGIGMPSNFFYQGIGRGTTSLAWTIIRELILTVSFTYLFGMVFNWGLTGIWIGLATGRIIASIFNYIYARYTIAKLKPVMTQGSA